Proteins from a genomic interval of Candidatus Palauibacter australiensis:
- a CDS encoding redoxin domain-containing protein has protein sequence MSLRSLRPGSRVGPLLVCAALASCGAPPDYTPEELEAAKAELRDHVRLRTFEAGLPFGEAWVARAPDDAELRALYAEQLRGWWLFKEIRAQADAILAEDPNNPWGLYTQALGHFAENEWKLAVEPSLKAWEALPRPEFAAARVQSLRFDSIEGARAFLASLDSVTRATPEILFARAQLESQARYELSDPAWADSSLATYAELRARFPDHVNGYLRAAEDLFRANRAEEALPLIEQAVALAPGSVDVRQWHWWILFESGVLPAEERRPAVEASIAAFRDAGLESIRGLSATASMYRDMEDMERGERLEALVVERAPLSRHASLIYAREYNAASSELNRLYQAEGRDSPEYMAQLEVVRAAVNRFLEQPLYSDRQKASAYMSLYVALRDMDPVPSEELAEAVRGLVAHNDLNPHITFGSALIDMAESTPHALEAAEIARNHGLQNAVDRVGMSRRSFDTEGEWEQSLRYYLSIVHDAMGWAYFKAGRVEDGLHSLERSLVLTESNRETRYHLGQVYEHFADRAAENGDAEAAIEWLDRAEDSYIAGLGSTRVGENPSQEAIEALYERRNGSRAGIDEYLATLNERDQIRRRGRILESRVEAAGTYEPFQLARLDGSMVDSADLDGRIAVVHFWGTWCGPCIVEMPEYQKFDERYRDDPEVSVVSISNDTSRDLVEDYLERNDFDFQVLMDDGYVQRAGIGAWPTTWFVDRDGYIQFVKIGNTSKLDEEFAWRVEALRETDGTR, from the coding sequence ATGTCGCTCCGCTCCCTTCGGCCCGGCTCCCGGGTCGGGCCTCTGCTCGTCTGCGCCGCCCTCGCGAGCTGTGGCGCGCCACCCGACTACACGCCCGAGGAACTCGAAGCCGCGAAGGCCGAACTTCGGGACCACGTTCGGCTGCGGACCTTCGAGGCCGGCCTGCCGTTCGGGGAGGCATGGGTCGCGCGCGCCCCGGACGACGCCGAACTCCGAGCCCTTTATGCGGAGCAACTGCGGGGCTGGTGGCTGTTCAAGGAGATCCGTGCACAGGCGGATGCGATACTTGCCGAGGATCCGAACAACCCGTGGGGGCTTTATACGCAGGCGCTTGGGCACTTCGCCGAGAATGAGTGGAAACTCGCAGTCGAGCCCAGCCTGAAGGCGTGGGAAGCTCTGCCCCGTCCCGAGTTCGCGGCCGCGCGTGTACAGTCGCTCCGTTTCGATAGCATCGAGGGTGCTCGCGCTTTCCTGGCATCGCTCGATTCGGTGACCCGGGCGACGCCGGAAATCCTCTTCGCGCGCGCCCAACTGGAGTCCCAGGCCCGGTACGAGTTGAGTGATCCGGCATGGGCCGATTCGAGTCTCGCAACGTACGCGGAACTGCGGGCGCGATTCCCGGATCACGTAAACGGATACCTCCGGGCGGCCGAAGACCTGTTCCGCGCCAATCGGGCGGAAGAGGCGCTACCGCTGATCGAACAGGCCGTGGCACTCGCCCCGGGCTCAGTGGACGTGCGGCAGTGGCACTGGTGGATTCTGTTCGAGTCGGGCGTGCTTCCGGCCGAAGAGCGGCGCCCGGCCGTCGAGGCGAGCATCGCGGCCTTCCGGGACGCGGGGCTCGAATCCATCCGCGGGCTCTCGGCGACCGCGAGCATGTACCGGGACATGGAAGACATGGAGCGCGGGGAACGACTCGAAGCTCTGGTGGTCGAGCGCGCTCCCCTCAGCCGCCACGCGTCGCTGATATACGCGCGCGAGTACAACGCTGCGAGCAGCGAGTTGAACCGGCTCTACCAGGCTGAGGGCCGCGATTCCCCGGAATACATGGCGCAACTCGAAGTGGTGCGCGCTGCCGTAAACCGCTTTCTCGAGCAACCGCTGTACTCGGACCGACAGAAGGCAAGCGCCTACATGAGCCTCTACGTCGCGCTCCGGGACATGGACCCCGTCCCCTCTGAGGAGTTGGCCGAGGCCGTCCGGGGACTCGTCGCGCACAACGACCTGAACCCGCACATCACATTTGGATCCGCGCTGATCGACATGGCCGAATCCACGCCGCATGCGCTGGAGGCGGCCGAGATCGCACGGAATCACGGGCTCCAAAACGCCGTCGACCGTGTCGGAATGTCACGCAGGTCCTTCGATACCGAGGGAGAGTGGGAACAGTCCCTGCGCTACTACCTCAGCATCGTCCACGATGCGATGGGCTGGGCCTATTTCAAGGCAGGACGGGTGGAGGACGGACTGCACTCGCTGGAGCGCTCTCTCGTTCTCACGGAATCCAATCGGGAGACCCGATATCACCTCGGGCAGGTCTACGAGCACTTCGCCGACCGGGCGGCCGAAAACGGAGACGCCGAAGCGGCCATCGAGTGGCTGGACCGCGCGGAGGACTCCTACATCGCCGGCCTCGGAAGCACGCGGGTGGGCGAGAACCCAAGTCAGGAGGCCATCGAAGCGCTGTACGAGCGTCGCAACGGGAGCCGCGCAGGAATCGACGAGTACCTCGCCACGCTGAACGAGCGCGACCAGATCCGACGCCGCGGGCGGATCCTGGAGTCGCGGGTCGAGGCGGCGGGGACCTACGAGCCGTTCCAGTTGGCGCGGCTCGACGGATCCATGGTCGACTCCGCCGACCTCGATGGAAGGATCGCCGTGGTGCACTTCTGGGGTACGTGGTGCGGCCCGTGCATCGTCGAAATGCCCGAGTACCAGAAGTTCGACGAACGCTACCGCGACGACCCGGAGGTCAGCGTGGTCTCGATCAGCAACGATACGTCACGCGACCTCGTCGAGGATTACCTCGAACGGAACGACTTCGACTTCCAGGTCCTGATGGATGACGGCTACGTCCAGCGGGCCGGGATCGGGGCCTGGCCGACCACGTGGTTCGTGGACCGCGACGGCTACATCCAGTTCGTGAAGATCGGCAACACCTCGAAGCTCGACGAAGAGTTCGCCTGGCGCGTCGAGGCGCTTCGCGAAACCGACGGCACGCGCTGA
- a CDS encoding redoxin domain-containing protein produces MSTRSRRSGPNVGPFLPLVVFAGALLGACGDGAAPPDYTAEELAAAKQELRDHARLRTFEAGKLFGEEWVARAPDDAELRGLYAYQLVGWGLSKEVHEQADAILADDPDNPWGLYVRAYAHLVDNEAGPAHEMALQAWEASPQPEFAFLYLRALSRDDFDAAREFLDGLDEETRGWPEILRMQAELESQTRYMLNDPTWADSSRATWAEFKERFPDHVLGYTRLANEAYNARRMDEWTSLMDAALELAPGSSEVRRQHWRGLWMSELLPQDERGPAVRASMAAFRDAAPETLRGLGVIAAMYREMGDEERAAQLETQIVESDPASYHASLIYLGEVRSANDKLSELREEHGPDSPEHRAQLGVVRDAVHEYLERPLYSDTYKGTAYITLYFALRSMDPLPVEDFADAVRGLAAHETMNPHITFGAAPLAMIDHTPYALEAVDIVREGVPVMLERLNESRDRFDTEGEFDQLLRSFLTDTYDVIGWAHFKAGRVEDGRHTLERALAISEDTRDVRYHLGQVYEHMAAEAEEEGDAEAVTAWLDQAEDSYIAGFGASRGANPNEAALEALYESRNGSREGIEEYLATLDERDRNRRRERILESRVEAAGTYEPFTLARLDGEMIDSAELEGKIAVLHFWGTWCGPCIVEMPEYQKFDERYRDDAEVAVISISNDRTNDVIEEYLAKNNFDFTVLVDDGYVDRAGVYAWPTTWFVDREGYVQFVEIGTAMKLDEEFAWRVEAIRDDTSSP; encoded by the coding sequence ATGTCGACGCGTTCCCGCCGATCCGGCCCGAACGTCGGACCTTTTCTTCCGCTCGTCGTGTTTGCGGGCGCGCTGCTCGGAGCGTGCGGGGACGGTGCCGCTCCGCCCGACTACACGGCCGAAGAACTTGCGGCGGCGAAGCAGGAGCTTCGCGACCATGCCCGGCTGCGCACCTTCGAGGCCGGCAAGCTGTTCGGCGAAGAGTGGGTCGCCCGCGCGCCGGACGACGCGGAACTCCGAGGCCTCTACGCCTACCAGCTCGTGGGCTGGGGACTGTCGAAGGAGGTCCACGAGCAAGCCGACGCGATCCTGGCGGATGACCCTGACAATCCGTGGGGTCTCTATGTGCGGGCCTACGCCCACCTGGTCGACAACGAGGCCGGACCGGCGCACGAGATGGCCCTGCAGGCGTGGGAGGCCTCTCCGCAACCCGAGTTCGCCTTCCTCTACCTGCGGGCGTTGAGCCGGGACGACTTCGATGCGGCGCGAGAGTTCCTCGACGGGCTCGATGAGGAGACCCGCGGTTGGCCGGAGATACTGCGCATGCAGGCCGAGCTGGAGTCACAGACCCGCTACATGCTGAACGACCCGACGTGGGCGGACTCCAGCCGAGCGACGTGGGCGGAGTTCAAGGAACGGTTTCCGGACCACGTACTGGGATACACCAGGTTGGCCAACGAGGCCTATAACGCCCGCCGCATGGATGAGTGGACCTCACTCATGGACGCGGCTCTCGAGCTTGCGCCTGGATCGTCGGAGGTTCGACGACAGCACTGGCGCGGCCTGTGGATGTCGGAACTTCTCCCGCAGGACGAGCGAGGCCCAGCCGTCAGGGCCAGCATGGCGGCGTTCCGTGATGCCGCCCCGGAGACCCTGCGCGGGCTTGGAGTCATCGCCGCAATGTACCGGGAGATGGGCGATGAAGAGCGCGCCGCTCAACTCGAAACGCAGATCGTCGAGAGCGACCCGGCCAGCTATCACGCATCGCTCATCTATCTGGGCGAGGTGCGCAGCGCGAACGACAAGCTGAGCGAACTCCGGGAAGAGCACGGCCCGGACTCGCCCGAACATCGCGCCCAGCTCGGCGTCGTACGAGACGCTGTGCACGAATACCTGGAGCGGCCGCTTTACAGCGACACCTACAAGGGAACGGCCTACATCACTCTGTATTTCGCCCTCAGGTCCATGGATCCGCTTCCGGTGGAGGACTTCGCCGACGCGGTGCGGGGACTCGCCGCACACGAAACCATGAATCCTCACATCACGTTCGGGGCGGCCCCGCTCGCCATGATCGATCACACGCCCTACGCGCTGGAAGCGGTCGACATCGTCCGCGAGGGCGTGCCCGTCATGCTGGAGCGATTGAACGAGTCGCGAGACCGCTTCGACACGGAAGGCGAGTTCGATCAACTGCTCCGCAGCTTCCTCACCGACACGTACGACGTGATCGGGTGGGCCCACTTCAAGGCTGGCCGTGTGGAGGATGGGCGTCACACGCTCGAGCGCGCGCTGGCGATTTCCGAGGACACCCGCGACGTCCGCTACCATCTGGGGCAGGTCTATGAGCACATGGCCGCGGAGGCAGAGGAGGAGGGAGACGCCGAAGCGGTCACGGCCTGGCTGGACCAGGCGGAGGATTCCTACATCGCGGGATTCGGGGCCAGCCGGGGCGCGAACCCCAATGAAGCCGCTCTCGAGGCCCTGTACGAGAGCCGGAACGGGAGCCGCGAGGGGATCGAGGAGTACCTCGCGACGCTCGACGAGCGCGACCGGAACCGGCGGCGCGAGCGCATCCTCGAGTCGCGGGTGGAGGCGGCGGGGACGTACGAACCGTTCACGCTCGCGCGGCTGGACGGTGAAATGATCGACTCGGCGGAGCTCGAGGGGAAGATCGCCGTACTCCACTTCTGGGGGACGTGGTGCGGGCCGTGCATCGTCGAGATGCCGGAATACCAGAAGTTCGACGAACGCTACCGGGACGACGCCGAGGTCGCCGTGATCTCGATCAGCAACGACCGCACGAACGACGTGATCGAGGAGTACCTGGCGAAGAACAACTTCGACTTCACTGTGCTGGTGGACGATGGCTACGTCGACCGCGCCGGCGTGTACGCCTGGCCAACCACCTGGTTCGTGGACCGCGAGGGCTACGTCCAGTTCGTGGAGATCGGCACCGCCATGAAACTCGACGAGGAGTTCGCCTGGCGCGTCGAGGCGATTCGAGACGACACCAGCAGCCCCTGA